From a single Ruegeria sp. HKCCD4315 genomic region:
- a CDS encoding NapC/NirT family cytochrome c translates to MTSEPDKKPPIWRRYFLWGMPVAGIAAAFAAGIIFWGGFNTAMEATNTKEFCVSCHEMRDFVYEEYTGTIHDVNRSGVGAVCSDCHVPKDWTHKMIRKIKASRELYGKMVGSINTREKFEAKRVHLAMNEWERMKATDSRECRNCHDFESMMPEFQKPRARQQHLNAMTVGQTCIDCHKGIAHSDARDRADEEYLEELEAPNPAFIREIPAEYLASLEKIEAQEAAEAEAEKAAKKVQQEAVQAQIAAAVDAAVAEERAKAAGEEAATPSGGGGDVATNIDWNAVASADLKLFYPGQASFEWVQNGKFHGGARPLTKGGDQCTTCHAKELDTIGNKIVAGGELEPTPIPGKRGVIDATVQAAHDDENLYIRLQWPDAGHNPAPFVDGGKMDPDNQIKVAMMITGTGIELGEQVGCWASCHADNSYMPFDPGAEAIAANGDVAGRLNTQDTVTKYISESRTDVEIKGRRGKALGGWDKLQAAEQIEQYLADGTYLDLMRVYADGSATNGYLLEQRVVNDGEIAASAELSGGMWTVVFTRPLNSGAPGDVPLEAGQTYTVGFAIHDDFSAARFHHVTLNTSLALDDDSAFINVVKQ, encoded by the coding sequence ATGACCTCCGAACCTGATAAAAAACCACCGATCTGGCGCCGGTATTTCCTATGGGGGATGCCCGTGGCCGGCATTGCCGCAGCCTTTGCTGCCGGTATCATCTTCTGGGGCGGGTTCAACACCGCCATGGAAGCCACCAACACCAAGGAATTCTGCGTCTCGTGTCACGAGATGCGCGATTTCGTCTACGAGGAATACACCGGCACGATCCATGATGTGAACCGGTCCGGCGTAGGGGCTGTCTGTTCAGACTGCCACGTGCCCAAGGACTGGACCCACAAGATGATCCGCAAGATAAAGGCGTCCAGAGAGCTGTACGGCAAGATGGTCGGATCCATCAACACCCGCGAGAAGTTCGAGGCCAAACGCGTTCATCTGGCCATGAACGAATGGGAACGGATGAAAGCCACCGACTCGCGCGAATGCCGCAACTGTCACGATTTTGAATCGATGATGCCCGAATTCCAGAAACCCCGCGCGCGTCAGCAGCACCTGAACGCAATGACGGTCGGTCAAACCTGCATCGACTGTCACAAGGGGATTGCGCATTCGGACGCCCGTGATCGGGCTGACGAGGAATATTTGGAAGAGCTTGAAGCCCCAAACCCAGCGTTCATTCGCGAGATCCCCGCCGAGTATCTGGCAAGCCTAGAGAAGATTGAAGCCCAGGAAGCTGCAGAAGCCGAAGCAGAAAAAGCTGCCAAAAAAGTACAGCAAGAGGCCGTTCAGGCGCAGATCGCAGCCGCTGTCGACGCTGCTGTCGCAGAAGAACGAGCTAAAGCAGCTGGAGAAGAAGCCGCGACCCCTTCAGGCGGTGGTGGAGATGTCGCAACCAACATCGACTGGAACGCGGTTGCCAGTGCAGATCTGAAACTGTTCTACCCCGGTCAGGCTTCGTTTGAGTGGGTGCAGAACGGCAAGTTCCACGGTGGAGCACGGCCCCTGACCAAAGGTGGCGATCAGTGCACCACATGCCACGCCAAGGAACTGGACACGATCGGCAACAAGATCGTTGCAGGCGGCGAGCTTGAACCAACACCGATCCCCGGAAAACGCGGTGTGATCGACGCAACTGTTCAGGCGGCGCATGACGACGAAAACCTGTATATCCGCCTGCAATGGCCGGATGCGGGCCACAACCCTGCCCCGTTTGTCGACGGCGGCAAGATGGATCCCGACAACCAGATCAAGGTAGCCATGATGATCACCGGCACAGGTATCGAGTTGGGCGAACAAGTGGGCTGCTGGGCGTCTTGCCACGCGGACAACTCGTATATGCCGTTTGATCCCGGTGCCGAGGCAATCGCCGCCAATGGTGACGTAGCTGGCCGTCTAAATACGCAGGACACTGTGACCAAATACATCAGCGAAAGCCGCACGGATGTCGAAATCAAAGGTCGACGTGGCAAGGCACTGGGCGGTTGGGACAAGCTGCAGGCTGCGGAACAGATCGAGCAGTATCTGGCCGATGGCACCTATCTTGACCTGATGCGCGTCTATGCAGATGGCAGCGCCACTAACGGCTATCTGCTGGAACAGCGCGTGGTCAATGACGGTGAAATCGCCGCGTCGGCTGAATTGTCCGGCGGTATGTGGACGGTGGTCTTCACTCGCCCGCTTAACTCTGGCGCGCCCGGTGATGTACCGCTGGAAGCAGGCCAGACTTATACCGTTGGCTTTGCGATCCACGACGACTTCAGCGCTGCCCGGTTCCACCATGTGACGCTGAACACCAGTCTCGCGCTGGACGATGACAGTGCATTCATCAACGTGGTCAAACAATAA
- a CDS encoding cytochrome D1 domain-containing protein, whose amino-acid sequence MSLGISYNKTGRALGVGLAMLLGSVAAPTFAEEPTLSKEAFESSKQLYFERCAGCHGVLRKGATGKSLEPLVETKNADGTVTESGTLKLGQERLEKIIAWGTEGGMNNFSDVMSEEEIRDMATYIQMEPPQPPEMSLEQMMATRKVYVEPEDYPTEPLHGRNWENFFVVIERDVGKVAVIDGDTKEVLAHIPTGYAVHVLKASEHHKLEEPENPGRFWYTMGRDGKMTKIDLWQNPENMLVAEVTIGYDARDVAVSGDGKYVIGGAYWPPHFAIVDAETMEPKKVVSTRGYNVDGDYVEEARVAAIYTTPNEPTWIVAVKELGQLWQVDYTDLENLRIDKIDSAKFLHDGFFDPTGRYFQIAANASNKMVVVDTETHKLEALIDTAPLPHPGPGANWDDPNCGPVAGTTHLGEGTVTVWSNDPEGRPDDAWKVCYEVETDGPGLFIRTHPESDYIWADQTKHPEPEIQQSVQVIDKATGEIVKTIQITEEEGNVAVHFEFNQDGSEVWVSKWNRSTSKEPNGEIVIFDAKTLEEIGRVKGLFAPTGKFNVYNRSNHVT is encoded by the coding sequence ATGTCACTTGGAATCAGCTACAACAAAACTGGCCGCGCATTGGGGGTCGGATTGGCAATGTTGTTGGGCAGCGTCGCTGCTCCAACCTTCGCCGAAGAGCCAACTCTCAGCAAGGAAGCCTTTGAATCATCCAAACAACTGTACTTTGAACGCTGCGCCGGCTGTCACGGCGTGCTGCGCAAAGGGGCGACAGGTAAAAGCCTTGAGCCATTGGTGGAAACCAAAAACGCCGACGGTACCGTAACCGAATCCGGCACCCTGAAACTGGGTCAGGAACGGCTTGAAAAGATCATCGCCTGGGGGACCGAAGGCGGGATGAACAACTTCTCGGACGTTATGTCCGAAGAAGAAATCCGCGATATGGCGACCTACATCCAGATGGAGCCGCCCCAGCCACCGGAAATGTCGCTTGAACAGATGATGGCGACACGCAAGGTCTATGTCGAACCCGAGGACTACCCGACCGAGCCACTACATGGTCGCAACTGGGAAAACTTCTTCGTGGTCATCGAGCGTGACGTGGGCAAAGTGGCTGTGATCGACGGTGACACAAAGGAAGTTCTGGCGCACATCCCGACGGGTTACGCCGTGCACGTTCTGAAAGCCTCCGAACATCATAAACTGGAAGAACCCGAAAACCCGGGCCGCTTCTGGTACACGATGGGTCGCGACGGCAAGATGACCAAGATCGACCTGTGGCAGAACCCCGAGAACATGTTGGTGGCCGAAGTGACCATTGGCTATGACGCCCGCGATGTGGCCGTTTCGGGCGACGGTAAATACGTGATCGGTGGGGCCTATTGGCCGCCGCACTTCGCCATTGTCGACGCTGAAACCATGGAGCCTAAGAAGGTTGTCTCGACCCGCGGCTACAACGTCGATGGGGACTATGTGGAAGAGGCCCGCGTGGCTGCGATCTACACCACTCCAAACGAACCCACCTGGATCGTTGCCGTGAAAGAACTGGGTCAGTTGTGGCAGGTCGATTATACCGATCTGGAAAACCTGCGGATCGACAAGATCGACAGCGCCAAGTTCCTGCATGACGGGTTCTTTGACCCGACCGGCCGTTACTTCCAGATCGCCGCAAACGCGTCGAACAAGATGGTTGTGGTCGATACCGAAACCCACAAGCTGGAAGCTCTGATCGACACCGCGCCGCTGCCGCACCCTGGCCCTGGCGCTAACTGGGATGATCCGAACTGCGGCCCTGTTGCCGGCACAACCCACCTGGGCGAAGGCACCGTGACCGTTTGGAGCAACGACCCCGAAGGCCGTCCGGATGATGCCTGGAAGGTCTGCTACGAAGTCGAAACCGACGGACCCGGTCTGTTCATCCGGACACACCCGGAATCAGACTACATCTGGGCTGACCAGACCAAGCACCCCGAGCCTGAGATCCAGCAATCGGTGCAGGTCATCGACAAGGCAACCGGTGAGATCGTGAAAACGATCCAGATCACTGAAGAGGAAGGCAACGTCGCCGTCCACTTCGAGTTCAACCAGGATGGGTCCGAGGTCTGGGTTTCCAAGTGGAACCGCTCGACCTCGAAAGAACCAAACGGTGAGATTGTGATCTTCGACGCCAAGACGCTGGAAGAGATCGGTCGCGTGAAGGGACTGTTTGCGCCCACCGGCAAGTTCAACGTCTACAACCGGTCGAACCACGTCACCTGA
- a CDS encoding NnrS family protein: protein MASVIKRVFSEGFRVFFLLAGLYGVFAGLAWGAWLASLDGLLPFWDQSYAMPPVMWHAHEMIFGYATAALGGFFLTAVPNWTGAPEARARFITVVAFLWIAGRVAVWFSGSLSPLLVAFLDLIFVPILALKVASQLIRRPKPQNIVFVYLLGLIWIANLMVHLEWIGATTDTLNTGVRAGLLALCSMIAILGGRITPAFTRNAMKRAGQPEASWPVSVPQLDKAAMFLALLLPLLVLTLQTSPVAGVVALVLGCVQLSRMARWRARWAMRQPILLALFLGLGMLALGLILWGLAAIGFGNEVGAIHLLGIGCVGGMTLAVMSRAALGHSGRPLVAPSPMVIAYGLMAAAALVRWLGSELTGGYMTAMLMADGLWIAAVGLYVFAMWPALTGPRVAKAL, encoded by the coding sequence ATGGCATCTGTGATAAAACGCGTTTTCAGTGAGGGATTTCGTGTCTTTTTCCTCTTGGCGGGTCTTTATGGTGTGTTCGCAGGGTTAGCTTGGGGCGCATGGTTGGCTTCGCTGGACGGTCTGTTGCCATTTTGGGATCAAAGCTATGCCATGCCACCGGTTATGTGGCACGCCCATGAAATGATATTTGGCTATGCGACAGCGGCCTTGGGTGGGTTTTTCCTGACCGCTGTTCCAAATTGGACCGGTGCCCCCGAGGCGCGGGCACGCTTTATTACTGTTGTCGCGTTTCTCTGGATTGCCGGGCGGGTGGCCGTCTGGTTTTCAGGTTCATTGTCGCCCTTGCTCGTGGCCTTTTTGGATTTGATTTTTGTGCCAATTCTGGCACTAAAAGTTGCGAGTCAGTTGATCCGTCGACCCAAGCCGCAAAACATCGTGTTTGTGTATCTTCTGGGTTTGATCTGGATCGCCAACCTGATGGTCCATCTGGAATGGATCGGAGCAACCACTGATACCTTGAACACAGGGGTCCGGGCAGGGTTGCTTGCTCTTTGCTCGATGATCGCGATTCTGGGCGGCCGGATCACACCAGCTTTTACCCGCAATGCAATGAAACGCGCGGGTCAGCCAGAGGCGTCCTGGCCTGTTTCGGTGCCGCAGCTAGACAAGGCGGCGATGTTTCTGGCGCTGCTTCTGCCTTTGCTTGTGCTGACGCTGCAAACAAGTCCAGTGGCAGGTGTTGTTGCTCTGGTGTTGGGCTGCGTGCAACTATCGCGCATGGCCCGTTGGAGAGCACGATGGGCTATGCGCCAGCCAATCCTTCTGGCTTTGTTTTTAGGTCTCGGAATGTTGGCTCTTGGACTGATTCTTTGGGGGCTGGCAGCTATTGGGTTTGGCAACGAGGTTGGCGCGATTCACCTGCTAGGGATCGGTTGCGTGGGCGGCATGACCCTCGCGGTCATGAGCCGCGCTGCTCTGGGTCACAGTGGCCGCCCGCTTGTTGCACCGTCTCCGATGGTGATTGCTTATGGGTTGATGGCCGCTGCGGCTTTGGTGCGTTGGTTGGGGTCAGAGCTGACAGGCGGCTATATGACCGCCATGTTGATGGCTGACGGCCTTTGGATTGCAGCGGTTGGGCTGTATGTCTTCGCAATGTGGCCTGCTTTGACAGGACCTCGGGTGGCAAAGGCGCTTTGA
- a CDS encoding Hint domain-containing protein, translating into MANYSYIGYVPGVISLNFTGFNTGNITLSGTYDAATDRRVFDVTDAAGGTLVNGAPDNGTDFNGDRFNNEFGDDLTQTGVVTNLDGSVTIDSGAIYLEESYSLSKPGGGTIDVFRVEVEGNLVGYITSEPLVAGTTYSFVRSNVTPTNAPDTTDPTAIIDVPCFVAGTRITTPEGPVSIEDLRVGDFVVTADNGPQEIRWIGSRVLDATDLAARPKLLPIRIAAGSLGKGLPERDLLVSPQHRMMLRSPIAVRMFDSAEVLVPAHKLVGVPGINVDVMTQDVVYFHILFDQHEIIYSEGAPSESLFTGAQAMASIHSDARAEILELFPELAQPNYIPQPARQIPDKGRRARALVSRHIKNERPLISEC; encoded by the coding sequence ATGGCGAACTATTCATATATCGGCTATGTGCCGGGGGTTATTTCACTAAACTTCACTGGGTTTAACACCGGCAATATCACGCTTTCGGGGACTTACGATGCCGCGACAGATCGACGGGTCTTTGATGTAACTGACGCGGCCGGGGGTACGCTGGTCAATGGCGCCCCCGACAATGGGACAGACTTTAACGGCGATCGGTTCAATAACGAATTTGGCGATGACCTGACCCAGACCGGTGTTGTGACCAACCTTGATGGTTCTGTCACGATCGACTCAGGTGCGATCTATCTCGAGGAATCGTACAGCCTCAGCAAGCCGGGTGGCGGCACCATAGACGTATTCCGTGTCGAGGTTGAAGGTAATCTGGTCGGATACATCACCTCAGAACCTCTGGTGGCAGGAACGACTTATTCCTTTGTCAGGTCAAACGTAACACCGACCAACGCACCTGACACAACAGACCCTACCGCAATTATCGATGTTCCCTGCTTCGTGGCCGGAACACGGATCACGACACCTGAAGGCCCTGTTTCCATAGAAGATCTGCGTGTTGGGGATTTTGTTGTAACAGCCGATAACGGGCCGCAAGAAATACGCTGGATTGGTTCGCGTGTGTTGGATGCGACCGATTTGGCCGCGCGCCCAAAACTTCTGCCCATTCGGATAGCAGCTGGAAGCCTTGGCAAAGGCCTGCCGGAACGGGACCTCTTGGTCTCGCCACAACATCGGATGATGCTTCGTTCACCCATCGCCGTTCGTATGTTCGACAGCGCAGAAGTTCTGGTCCCGGCGCACAAACTGGTTGGCGTTCCGGGCATAAATGTGGACGTGATGACGCAAGACGTCGTCTATTTTCATATTCTGTTCGACCAGCACGAGATCATCTATTCCGAAGGCGCCCCATCCGAGAGCCTGTTCACCGGTGCCCAGGCCATGGCCAGTATCCACTCGGACGCGCGCGCTGAAATCCTCGAACTATTTCCAGAGCTTGCGCAACCAAACTACATCCCACAGCCAGCAAGACAAATCCCGGATAAGGGCAGGCGCGCACGCGCTCTAGTCTCTCGGCATATCAAGAATGAGCGCCCGCTGATTTCCGAATGCTAG
- a CDS encoding cytochrome c translates to MREVMTKSMARNIFYGGSLFFILIFLALSAHSHLYIVNSENAAKLDESVIRGKHVWEKHACINCHTILGEGAYYAPEVGNVMTRWGVLDDPESAFESLKGWMEAQPTGIPGRRQMPNFNLSDEEIRDLTNFLIWTDNIDAQDWPPNEAG, encoded by the coding sequence ATGCGAGAAGTCATGACAAAGAGCATGGCTCGCAACATATTCTATGGCGGGTCACTGTTCTTCATCCTCATCTTTCTGGCCCTGTCGGCCCATTCGCACCTGTATATCGTTAATTCGGAAAACGCCGCCAAACTTGATGAAAGCGTGATCCGCGGCAAGCATGTCTGGGAAAAACACGCCTGTATCAACTGCCATACGATCCTTGGGGAAGGGGCTTACTATGCCCCCGAAGTGGGCAATGTGATGACCCGCTGGGGTGTGCTGGATGACCCGGAATCAGCCTTTGAATCCCTCAAGGGTTGGATGGAAGCACAACCGACCGGCATTCCCGGTCGCCGGCAGATGCCCAACTTCAATCTCAGCGACGAAGAGATCCGCGACCTGACCAATTTCCTGATCTGGACGGACAATATCGACGCTCAGGACTGGCCGCCCAACGAGGCAGGCTGA
- a CDS encoding cbb3-type cytochrome c oxidase subunit I yields the protein MKYESQKIAYAYFAVAMALFAIQVIGGLLAGFIYVFPNFLSELLPFNIVRMLHTNSLIVWLLLGFFGAAYFLIPEETEREIHSPTLAYLQLIILVVGTLGVVVTYVFNLFEGNWLLGKEGREFLEQPKWVKAGIVVAALMFLYNVSMTVLKGKKTAISNILLLGLWGLALLFLFAFYNPGNLSLDKQYWWYVVHLWVEGVWELIMASILAYLMLKLTGVDREIVEKWLYVIVAAALFSGILGTGHHYYWIGTPAYWQWIGSIFSSLEVIPFFAMMAFAFVMVWKGRRDHPNKAALLWSLGCATLAFFGAGVWGFLHTLHGVNYYTHGTQITAAHGHLAFYGAYVCLNLAIFTYAMPILKNRDPYNQVLNMGSFWLMTSGMVFMTFVLTFGGTVQTHMQRVVGDYFMDVQDQIAVFYWMRLGSGVVVVLGALLFIYSIWVPRKEVIEPGAAETPAE from the coding sequence ATGAAATACGAATCCCAAAAAATCGCCTATGCCTACTTTGCGGTAGCCATGGCCTTGTTCGCAATACAGGTGATCGGCGGCCTGCTGGCCGGTTTCATCTATGTATTCCCAAACTTCCTGAGTGAGCTTCTGCCATTCAACATCGTTCGGATGCTGCACACCAACTCTCTGATCGTCTGGTTGTTGCTGGGCTTCTTCGGTGCGGCGTACTTCCTGATCCCGGAAGAGACCGAGCGCGAAATCCATTCGCCAACGCTGGCCTACCTTCAGCTGATCATTCTTGTGGTCGGTACATTAGGTGTGGTCGTAACTTATGTCTTCAACCTGTTTGAAGGCAACTGGCTTCTGGGCAAAGAGGGGCGCGAGTTCCTTGAACAACCCAAATGGGTCAAGGCGGGCATCGTCGTGGCCGCGCTGATGTTCCTCTACAACGTGTCGATGACCGTTTTGAAGGGCAAAAAGACGGCCATCTCCAACATCCTTCTGTTGGGCCTTTGGGGGCTGGCTTTGCTGTTCCTGTTTGCTTTCTACAACCCCGGCAACCTGTCCCTGGACAAACAGTACTGGTGGTATGTTGTCCACCTGTGGGTGGAAGGCGTCTGGGAGCTTATCATGGCTTCGATCCTGGCCTACCTGATGCTGAAGCTGACCGGTGTGGACCGTGAGATTGTCGAAAAATGGCTGTATGTCATCGTCGCCGCCGCGCTGTTCTCGGGCATCCTTGGCACAGGGCACCACTATTACTGGATCGGTACGCCTGCATACTGGCAGTGGATCGGGTCGATCTTCTCGAGCCTTGAGGTGATCCCGTTCTTTGCAATGATGGCCTTTGCCTTCGTCATGGTCTGGAAAGGCCGCCGTGATCACCCGAATAAGGCCGCGCTGCTGTGGTCGCTGGGCTGTGCCACGCTTGCCTTCTTTGGCGCCGGTGTCTGGGGCTTCCTGCACACGCTGCACGGGGTGAACTACTATACCCACGGCACGCAGATCACTGCCGCACACGGCCATCTGGCCTTCTATGGTGCTTATGTCTGCCTCAACCTGGCGATCTTCACCTACGCGATGCCAATCCTTAAAAACCGGGATCCGTATAACCAGGTGCTGAACATGGGCTCGTTCTGGCTGATGACCAGCGGCATGGTCTTCATGACCTTCGTGCTGACCTTCGGTGGTACCGTGCAAACGCACATGCAGCGCGTGGTTGGTGACTATTTCATGGATGTGCAGGATCAAATCGCAGTCTTCTACTGGATGCGTCTTGGTTCCGGTGTGGTTGTTGTTCTTGGTGCACTGCTGTTCATCTACTCGATCTGGGTGCCCCGGAAAGAGGTCATTGAACCCGGCGCAGCCGAAACCCCTGCGGAGTGA